A window from Aquabacterium sp. NJ1 encodes these proteins:
- a CDS encoding NUDIX domain-containing protein has protein sequence MSDPDQPVTQAPAQDAHLREETIESSQVYKGHFIELRRDRVRLPDGREAPREYVVHPGAVMIVAMLPDGKLVMERQYRYPVRQTMIEFPAGKLDAGEGGLACAQRELWEETGYKAKRWAKAGIMHPVIGYATEIIEIWFADELTLGERHLDEGEFLDVFTASLDELEGWVRDGKLTDVKTIVGMMWLAKYRAGQWPLQWASVG, from the coding sequence ATGTCCGATCCTGATCAGCCCGTGACGCAAGCGCCTGCGCAAGACGCGCACCTGCGCGAAGAGACCATCGAGTCCAGCCAGGTCTACAAAGGGCATTTCATCGAGTTGCGGCGTGACCGTGTTCGCCTGCCCGATGGCCGTGAGGCCCCGCGCGAGTACGTGGTCCATCCGGGCGCCGTGATGATCGTGGCCATGCTGCCCGATGGCAAGCTGGTGATGGAGCGCCAATACCGTTACCCTGTGCGCCAGACCATGATCGAGTTCCCTGCGGGCAAGCTGGACGCCGGTGAAGGTGGCCTGGCCTGCGCTCAACGTGAGTTGTGGGAAGAAACCGGCTACAAGGCGAAACGCTGGGCCAAGGCCGGCATCATGCACCCTGTCATTGGCTACGCCACTGAGATCATCGAGATCTGGTTTGCCGATGAGCTGACACTGGGCGAGCGCCACCTGGACGAAGGCGAGTTCCTGGACGTGTTCACGGCCAGCCTGGACGAGCTGGAGGGCTGGGTGCGTGACGGCAAGCTCACGGACGTGAAGACCATCGTGGGCATGATGTGGCTGGCCAAGTACAGGGCTGGCCAGTGGCCGCTGCAATGGGCATCAGTGGGTTGA
- a CDS encoding DUF2818 family protein, which yields MTGLVPVWAVSVVLVAALIAANLPFVNERLFVLGPRSERKPVAWRLLELLVYAGLTAVLGRVLESKLGQASPLRWEFVAVWLCVFLTLAFPGFVWRYLRKQG from the coding sequence ATGACGGGCCTCGTGCCCGTCTGGGCTGTCAGTGTTGTGCTCGTGGCCGCGTTGATCGCGGCCAATTTGCCTTTTGTGAACGAACGCCTGTTCGTGCTCGGGCCGCGCAGCGAGCGCAAGCCGGTGGCCTGGCGCCTGCTGGAGTTGCTGGTGTATGCCGGGCTCACTGCCGTGCTGGGGCGAGTGTTGGAAAGCAAGCTGGGGCAAGCCAGCCCCCTGCGCTGGGAATTCGTGGCCGTGTGGTTGTGCGTTTTCCTGACGCTGGCTTTTCCGGGCTTCGTCTGGCGCTATCTGCGCAAGCAGGGATGA
- the nuoN gene encoding NADH-quinone oxidoreductase subunit NuoN, translated as MTDLNWCAVTPEIVLLGMACLVSLVDLFVTCPKRTTTYLLTLASLAAVAGLHLAALDNGASVYAMQKMVVTDAMGHLLSLCATLAVMGSLVYAQVYAGEREMLKGELFTLSMFALLGISIMIIGNNFLSIYLGLELMSLSLYALVALRRDNAQATEAAMKYFVLGALASGFLLYGLSMMYGATGSLDLGEVYKATLTGQINKQVLAFGLVFIVAGLAFKLGVVPFHMWVPDVYQGAPTAATLLVAGAPKLAAFAITIRLLVEGLINTATDWQQMLMILAVLSMTVGNLAAIAQTNLKRMLAYSGIAQLGFMLLGFVPTVVAGNTVSAGNGFGSSLFYVLTYVLTTLGTFGLIMVLSRPGFESEQISDLAGLNKRSPMLAGIMAVFMFSLAGIPPTVGFYAKLAVLQALITTNSPLLLQISIAAVLLSLVGAFYYLRIVKVMYFDEPTDTAPVAGGSARVLLSVNALVVLALGILPSGLMTLCAKAITQSLAG; from the coding sequence ATGACTGATTTGAACTGGTGCGCAGTGACGCCCGAGATCGTGCTGCTGGGAATGGCCTGCCTGGTCTCCCTGGTTGATCTGTTTGTCACTTGCCCGAAACGAACCACCACCTATCTGCTGACCCTGGCCTCGCTGGCTGCGGTGGCTGGCCTGCACCTGGCTGCGCTGGACAACGGCGCGTCGGTGTACGCCATGCAGAAGATGGTCGTGACCGATGCCATGGGCCATCTGCTGTCGCTGTGCGCGACGCTGGCCGTGATGGGCTCGCTGGTGTATGCCCAGGTGTACGCCGGTGAGCGCGAGATGCTCAAGGGTGAACTGTTCACCTTGAGCATGTTCGCGCTGCTGGGCATCTCCATCATGATCATCGGCAACAACTTCCTGAGCATCTACCTGGGCCTGGAGTTGATGTCGCTGTCGCTGTACGCCCTGGTGGCCCTGCGTCGTGACAACGCGCAAGCCACTGAAGCGGCCATGAAGTACTTCGTGCTGGGCGCGCTGGCTTCGGGCTTCCTGCTGTATGGCCTGTCGATGATGTACGGCGCCACGGGTTCGCTGGACCTGGGCGAGGTCTACAAGGCCACGCTGACGGGCCAGATCAACAAGCAGGTGCTGGCTTTCGGCCTGGTGTTCATCGTGGCTGGCCTGGCGTTCAAGCTGGGTGTGGTGCCTTTCCACATGTGGGTGCCTGACGTGTATCAGGGTGCGCCTACCGCTGCCACGCTGCTGGTGGCCGGTGCGCCCAAGCTGGCTGCCTTTGCCATCACCATCCGCCTGCTGGTGGAAGGCCTGATCAACACCGCCACCGACTGGCAGCAGATGCTGATGATCCTGGCCGTGCTGTCCATGACCGTGGGCAACCTGGCGGCCATTGCGCAGACCAACCTCAAGCGCATGCTGGCGTACTCGGGTATCGCACAACTGGGCTTCATGCTGCTGGGTTTCGTGCCCACCGTCGTGGCGGGCAACACCGTGTCGGCCGGCAATGGCTTCGGCTCTTCGCTGTTCTATGTGCTGACCTACGTGCTGACCACGCTGGGTACCTTCGGCCTGATCATGGTGCTGTCGCGTCCTGGTTTCGAGTCCGAGCAGATCTCCGATCTGGCTGGCCTGAACAAGCGCAGCCCGATGCTGGCCGGCATCATGGCCGTGTTCATGTTCTCGCTGGCAGGCATCCCGCCGACCGTTGGTTTCTACGCCAAGCTGGCCGTGCTGCAGGCACTGATCACCACCAACTCGCCTTTGCTGCTGCAGATCTCGATCGCGGCGGTGCTGCTGTCGCTGGTGGGCGCGTTCTACTACCTGCGCATCGTCAAGGTCATGTACTTTGATGAGCCGACCGACACCGCCCCCGTGGCGGGTGGCAGCGCCCGCGTGCTGCTGTCGGTGAACGCGCTGGTCGTGCTTGCACTGGGTATCTTGCCCAGCGGCCTCATGACGCTGTGCGCCAAGGCCATCACCCAGTCGCTGGCTGGTTGA
- a CDS encoding NADH-quinone oxidoreductase subunit M, which yields MQTMSNLLSLAIWIPVAFGILLLAIGRQENAGVTRWIALIGSVIGFLVTIPVMTHFDGGTAAMQFVEHAAWIERFNIFYHLGVDGISMWFVPLTAFITIIVVIAGWEVIEDRPHQYYGSFLILSGLMVGVFSALDGMLFYVFFEATLIPMYIIIGVWGGPRRVYAAFKFFLYTLLGSLLMLVALVYLYYKSGGSFDILTWQKLPLPATPQAMLFGAFFAAFAVKVPMWPVHTWLPDAHVEAPTGGSVVLAAIMLKLGCYGFLRFMLPIVPDASHEFAPVVITLSLIAVIYIGLVAMVQQDMKKLVAYSSIAHMGFVTLGFFIFNELGIAGGIVQMIAHGFVSGAMFLSIGVLYDRVHSREIASYGGVVNTMPKFAAFALLFSMANCGLPGTAGFVGEWMVILGAVKFNFVIGALAATALIFGAAYTLWMYKRVYFGDVTNDHVRELTDINAREFLMLAILAAAVLWMGIQPKPFTDAMHVSVTELIQHVSVSKLK from the coding sequence ATGCAAACTATGTCTAACCTCCTTTCTCTGGCCATCTGGATTCCGGTGGCATTCGGGATCCTGCTGCTGGCCATCGGCCGTCAGGAAAACGCCGGCGTGACGCGCTGGATCGCCTTGATCGGCTCGGTGATCGGCTTCCTGGTCACCATCCCCGTGATGACGCATTTCGATGGCGGCACCGCTGCCATGCAGTTCGTCGAGCACGCGGCCTGGATCGAGCGCTTCAACATCTTCTACCACCTGGGTGTCGATGGCATCTCGATGTGGTTCGTGCCGCTGACGGCCTTCATCACCATCATCGTGGTGATCGCGGGCTGGGAAGTGATCGAAGACCGCCCGCACCAGTACTACGGCTCCTTCCTGATCCTGTCGGGTCTGATGGTGGGCGTGTTCTCGGCACTGGACGGCATGCTGTTCTACGTGTTCTTCGAAGCGACCCTGATCCCGATGTACATCATCATCGGTGTGTGGGGCGGTCCGCGCCGTGTTTACGCCGCGTTCAAGTTCTTCCTGTACACGCTGCTGGGCTCGCTGCTGATGCTGGTCGCGCTGGTCTACCTGTACTACAAGTCGGGTGGCTCGTTCGACATCCTGACCTGGCAGAAGCTGCCGCTGCCGGCCACGCCTCAGGCGATGCTGTTCGGCGCCTTCTTCGCAGCTTTCGCGGTCAAGGTCCCGATGTGGCCGGTGCACACCTGGTTGCCGGACGCCCACGTGGAAGCGCCGACCGGTGGTTCCGTCGTGCTGGCCGCGATCATGCTGAAGCTGGGTTGTTATGGCTTCCTGCGTTTCATGCTGCCCATCGTGCCGGACGCCTCGCATGAGTTCGCCCCGGTCGTGATCACGCTGTCGCTGATCGCCGTGATCTACATCGGCCTGGTGGCCATGGTCCAGCAGGACATGAAGAAGCTGGTGGCGTATTCGTCCATCGCGCACATGGGTTTCGTGACCCTGGGTTTCTTCATCTTCAATGAGCTGGGTATCGCCGGCGGCATCGTGCAGATGATCGCCCACGGTTTTGTGTCGGGTGCCATGTTCTTGAGCATCGGTGTGCTGTACGACCGCGTTCACTCGCGTGAAATCGCCAGCTACGGCGGTGTGGTCAACACCATGCCCAAGTTCGCCGCGTTTGCGCTGCTGTTCTCGATGGCCAACTGCGGCCTGCCGGGCACCGCCGGTTTCGTTGGCGAGTGGATGGTGATCCTGGGTGCCGTGAAGTTCAACTTCGTGATTGGTGCCTTGGCTGCCACCGCCCTGATCTTTGGCGCTGCCTACACCCTGTGGATGTACAAGCGCGTGTACTTCGGTGACGTGACCAACGACCACGTGCGTGAGTTGACTGACATCAACGCCCGCGAGTTCCTGATGCTGGCCATCCTGGCTGCTGCGGTGTTGTGGATGGGCATCCAGCCCAAGCCGTTCACCGATGCCATGCATGTGTCCGTGACCGAGCTGATCCAGCACGTGTCCGTGAGCAAGTTGAAATAA
- the nuoL gene encoding NADH-quinone oxidoreductase subunit L: MTTALSLNSLLAVPLAPLAGSIAAGLFGKVIGRKGAHALTILGVLISFIISAMTLNAVIDGARFNQTVYEWMTLGSLKMEVGFMIDGLTAMMMCVVTFVSLMVHIYTIGYMEEDPGYQRFFSYISLFTFSMLMLVMSNNMLQLFFGWEAVGLVSYLLIGFWFKKPTAIFANMKAFLVNRVGDFGFILGIGLILAYTGTLNYTEIFAKAPELAKLGFPATDWMLITVICICLFIGAMGKSAQFPLHVWLPDSMEGPTPISALIHAATMVTAGIFMVTRMSPLFELSDTALNFILVIGSITSLFMGFLGIIQNDIKRVVAYSTLSQLGYMTVALGVSAYNVAVFHLMTHAFFKALLFLGAGSVIIGMHHDQDIRNMGGLWKRMPITWITSLIGSLALIGTPFFSGFYSKDSIIEALHASHLPFAHYAYIAAVMGVFVTAFYSFRMYFLVFHGKERFHHKPFPGEHDHHDDDHGHGHAHEPHESPLVVTLPLILLAIPSVLIGYFTIQPELFGDFLKSAISIDLEHHPAMEELAHEFHGAFEMAVHGFSSLPFFLALAGVVTAYVFYIVAPQIPAMFAKVLRPLIVIGENKYFLDWFNENVLAAGARLLGRGLWKVGDVGIIDGLLVNGSAKLVGLIGSLVRLFQTGYLYHYALVMILGVFALMTWFVFMHH; this comes from the coding sequence ATGACAACAGCACTTTCTCTCAACTCGCTGCTGGCGGTGCCCCTGGCGCCGCTGGCCGGCTCGATCGCCGCCGGCCTGTTCGGCAAGGTGATCGGCCGCAAAGGCGCGCATGCCCTGACCATCCTGGGCGTGCTGATCTCCTTCATCATCTCGGCGATGACGCTCAATGCCGTCATCGATGGCGCACGCTTCAACCAGACGGTCTACGAATGGATGACGCTGGGTTCGCTGAAGATGGAAGTCGGTTTCATGATCGACGGCCTGACCGCGATGATGATGTGCGTGGTGACCTTCGTGTCGCTGATGGTGCACATCTACACCATCGGCTACATGGAAGAGGACCCTGGCTACCAGCGCTTCTTCTCGTACATCTCGCTGTTCACCTTCTCGATGTTGATGCTCGTGATGAGCAACAACATGCTGCAGCTGTTCTTCGGCTGGGAAGCCGTGGGCCTGGTGTCTTACCTGCTGATCGGCTTCTGGTTCAAGAAGCCCACGGCCATCTTCGCCAACATGAAGGCCTTCCTGGTCAACCGTGTGGGTGACTTTGGCTTCATCCTGGGCATCGGCCTGATCCTGGCCTATACCGGCACGCTGAACTACACCGAGATCTTCGCCAAGGCACCTGAACTGGCCAAGCTGGGCTTCCCTGCGACGGACTGGATGCTGATCACCGTGATCTGCATTTGCCTGTTCATCGGTGCCATGGGCAAGTCGGCGCAGTTCCCGCTGCACGTGTGGCTGCCTGACTCGATGGAAGGCCCCACGCCGATCTCCGCGCTGATCCACGCTGCCACCATGGTGACGGCCGGCATCTTCATGGTGACCCGCATGTCGCCGCTGTTCGAGTTGTCCGACACCGCGCTGAACTTCATCCTGGTCATCGGTTCGATCACCTCCCTGTTCATGGGCTTCCTGGGCATCATCCAGAACGACATCAAACGCGTGGTGGCTTACTCCACGCTGTCGCAGCTGGGTTACATGACCGTGGCCCTGGGCGTGTCGGCCTACAACGTGGCCGTGTTCCACCTGATGACGCACGCCTTCTTCAAGGCGCTGCTGTTCCTCGGTGCAGGCTCGGTCATCATCGGCATGCACCACGACCAGGACATCCGCAACATGGGCGGCCTGTGGAAGCGCATGCCCATCACCTGGATCACGTCGCTGATCGGGTCGCTGGCCCTGATCGGTACGCCGTTCTTCTCGGGCTTCTACTCGAAGGACTCGATCATCGAGGCGCTGCATGCCAGCCACCTGCCGTTCGCACACTATGCCTACATCGCCGCGGTGATGGGTGTGTTCGTGACCGCCTTCTACAGCTTCCGGATGTACTTCCTGGTCTTCCATGGCAAGGAACGCTTCCATCACAAGCCTTTCCCCGGTGAGCATGACCACCATGACGACGATCACGGCCATGGGCATGCCCACGAACCGCACGAGTCGCCACTGGTCGTGACGCTGCCGCTCATCTTGCTGGCCATTCCGTCGGTGCTGATCGGCTACTTCACCATTCAGCCTGAGCTGTTTGGCGACTTCCTCAAGAGCGCCATCAGCATCGACCTGGAGCACCACCCGGCCATGGAAGAGCTGGCCCATGAGTTCCACGGTGCCTTCGAGATGGCTGTGCACGGTTTCTCCTCGCTGCCGTTCTTCCTGGCTCTGGCTGGCGTCGTGACTGCCTACGTGTTCTACATCGTGGCGCCACAGATTCCCGCGATGTTCGCCAAGGTGCTGCGCCCGCTGATCGTGATCGGCGAGAACAAGTACTTCCTGGACTGGTTCAACGAGAACGTGCTGGCCGCTGGCGCACGCCTGCTGGGCCGTGGTCTGTGGAAGGTGGGTGATGTCGGCATCATTGACGGCTTGCTGGTCAATGGCTCGGCCAAGCTGGTGGGCCTGATCGGTTCGCTGGTGCGCCTGTTCCAGACGGGTTACCTCTATCACTACGCGCTGGTCATGATCCTGGGGGTGTTCGCCCTCATGACATGGTTCGTGTTCATGCACCACTGA
- the nuoK gene encoding NADH-quinone oxidoreductase subunit NuoK, with protein MITTITLGHFLSLGAILFAMSVIGIFLNRKNLIVLLMCIELMLLAVNLNFVAFSHYLGDMDGQVFVFFILTVAAAESAIGLAILVTLFRNRQSINVDELDTLKG; from the coding sequence ATGATCACGACCATCACACTCGGCCACTTCCTGTCGCTGGGCGCCATCCTGTTCGCCATGTCGGTCATCGGGATCTTCCTGAACCGCAAGAACCTCATCGTGCTGCTGATGTGCATCGAGTTGATGCTGCTGGCGGTGAACCTGAACTTCGTGGCCTTCTCCCACTACCTGGGTGACATGGACGGGCAGGTCTTCGTGTTCTTCATCCTGACCGTGGCGGCTGCTGAATCGGCGATCGGCCTGGCCATTCTGGTGACGCTGTTCCGTAACCGCCAGTCGATCAACGTCGACGAGCTGGACACGCTCAAGGGCTGA
- a CDS encoding NADH-quinone oxidoreductase subunit J: protein MDTFSLLFYTFAAVLVFAGFRVITAKSPVSAALHLVLAFFSASCVWMLLQAEFLAISLVLVYVGAVMVLFLFVVMMLDINIDSIRQGFWKHFPLAGGIGAVIAVEMAFVLTRGFDLPSAKPFPPDVAKVPNAKALGIELFTHYLFPVQIAAVILLVAIIAAIALTLRKRKDSHFQSPSEQVRVKKGDRLRVVKLAPTIEAPVAPAAEAAPQNGGQA, encoded by the coding sequence ATGGACACCTTCAGCCTACTTTTCTATACCTTTGCCGCAGTGCTGGTCTTCGCGGGCTTCCGCGTGATCACCGCCAAGAGCCCAGTGAGCGCCGCGCTCCACCTGGTGCTGGCCTTCTTCAGCGCCTCGTGCGTGTGGATGCTGCTGCAAGCCGAGTTCCTGGCCATCTCCCTCGTGCTCGTGTACGTGGGGGCGGTCATGGTGCTGTTCCTGTTCGTCGTGATGATGCTGGACATCAACATCGACTCGATCCGTCAGGGCTTCTGGAAGCACTTCCCGCTGGCCGGTGGCATCGGCGCCGTGATCGCGGTGGAAATGGCCTTCGTGTTGACGCGCGGTTTCGACCTGCCGTCTGCCAAGCCGTTCCCGCCTGACGTGGCCAAGGTGCCCAACGCCAAGGCGCTGGGTATCGAGCTGTTCACGCACTACCTGTTCCCGGTGCAGATCGCTGCCGTCATCTTGCTGGTGGCCATCATTGCCGCCATCGCGCTGACCCTGCGCAAGCGCAAGGATTCGCACTTCCAGAGTCCCTCCGAGCAGGTGCGCGTCAAGAAGGGCGACCGTCTGCGCGTGGTGAAGCTGGCTCCGACCATCGAAGCTCCGGTTGCGCCTGCCGCCGAAGCCGCTCCTCAGAACGGAGGCCAAGCATGA
- the nuoI gene encoding NADH-quinone oxidoreductase subunit NuoI, translating into MSATSLKEFVSSFFLLEMFKGMALTGRHFFKPYVTVQFPEEKTPLSPRFRGLHAQRRYENGEERCIACKLCEAVCPAMAITIESAVRDDGQRRTTRYDIDLTKCIFCGFCEESCPVDAIVETHIFEYHGEKRGDLYFTKDMLLAVGDRYEKEIAANKEADAKYR; encoded by the coding sequence ATGTCTGCTACGTCCCTCAAAGAGTTCGTCTCCAGCTTCTTCCTGCTGGAAATGTTCAAGGGCATGGCCCTGACCGGTCGTCACTTCTTCAAACCGTACGTCACCGTGCAGTTCCCTGAAGAAAAGACGCCGCTGTCGCCACGCTTCCGCGGTCTGCACGCCCAGCGTCGTTATGAAAACGGCGAAGAGCGCTGCATCGCGTGCAAGCTGTGCGAAGCGGTGTGCCCGGCCATGGCCATCACCATCGAATCGGCGGTGCGCGACGATGGTCAACGTCGTACGACCCGTTATGACATCGACCTGACCAAGTGCATCTTCTGCGGCTTCTGCGAAGAAAGCTGCCCCGTGGACGCGATCGTGGAAACCCACATCTTCGAATACCACGGCGAGAAGCGCGGCGATCTGTACTTCACCAAGGACATGCTCCTGGCGGTGGGTGATCGCTACGAAAAGGAAATTGCAGCCAACAAGGAGGCGGACGCGAAATACCGCTGA
- the nuoH gene encoding NADH-quinone oxidoreductase subunit NuoH — protein MIDTLYNAGAANLGAAWPVVWSLIKIVALLLPLLGCVAYLTLWERKAIAWSQIRPGPNRTGPLGLLQPIADAVKLIFKEIILPSAANKPLFLLGPIMTIMPALAAWAVIPFGPEVALANVNAGLLFLMAITSLEVYGVIIAGWASNSKYAFLGAIRASAQMVSYEIAMGFCLVIVLMTAGSLNMTDIVMSQGKGQFASMGMGFLSWNWLPLLPITVVYFISGLAETNRHPFDVVEGESEIVAGHMIEYSGMAFAMFFLAEYANMILVSTLAAIMFFGGWLSPFAALDFIPGWIWLGIKAFIIVTMFLWVRASFPRFRYDQIMRLGWKIFIPITLIWLVLVGGWMMSPWNIWK, from the coding sequence ATGATTGACACCCTGTACAACGCTGGTGCCGCCAACCTGGGCGCAGCCTGGCCCGTGGTCTGGTCGCTGATCAAGATCGTGGCGCTCTTGCTGCCGCTGCTGGGCTGCGTGGCGTATCTGACCCTCTGGGAGCGCAAGGCGATTGCCTGGTCGCAGATCCGTCCGGGCCCGAACCGCACGGGTCCGCTGGGCCTGCTGCAGCCGATTGCGGACGCCGTCAAGCTGATCTTCAAGGAAATCATCCTGCCGTCGGCGGCGAACAAGCCCTTGTTCCTGCTGGGCCCGATCATGACGATCATGCCCGCGCTGGCTGCCTGGGCGGTGATTCCCTTCGGCCCGGAAGTCGCGCTGGCCAACGTCAACGCTGGCCTGCTGTTCCTGATGGCGATCACCTCGCTGGAAGTCTATGGCGTGATCATCGCCGGCTGGGCATCCAACTCGAAGTACGCCTTCCTGGGCGCCATCCGCGCTTCGGCCCAGATGGTGTCGTACGAAATCGCCATGGGCTTCTGCCTGGTGATCGTGCTGATGACAGCCGGCTCGCTCAACATGACCGACATCGTGATGAGCCAGGGCAAGGGGCAGTTCGCCAGCATGGGCATGGGCTTCCTGTCGTGGAACTGGCTGCCGCTGCTGCCGATCACGGTCGTGTACTTCATCTCCGGCCTGGCTGAAACCAACCGTCACCCCTTCGACGTTGTCGAAGGTGAATCGGAAATCGTGGCCGGCCACATGATCGAGTACTCGGGCATGGCCTTCGCGATGTTCTTCCTGGCTGAATACGCCAACATGATCCTGGTGTCCACACTGGCGGCCATCATGTTCTTCGGCGGCTGGCTGTCTCCATTTGCGGCGCTGGACTTCATCCCCGGCTGGATCTGGCTGGGCATCAAGGCCTTCATCATCGTCACCATGTTCCTGTGGGTGCGTGCTTCGTTCCCCCGCTTCCGCTATGACCAGATCATGCGTCTGGGCTGGAAGATCTTCATCCCCATCACGCTGATCTGGCTGGTGCTGGTTGGCGGCTGGATGATGTCGCCTTGGAACATCTGGAAATAA